In Lactococcus garvieae subsp. garvieae, the following proteins share a genomic window:
- a CDS encoding acylphosphatase — translation MYKVKMIAHGQVQGVGFRYGTVQIARQLKLKGRVWNNSDGTVGLYVQSDSQKALSDFEDKLRKGPTPFASVTNLEIYPDEFPDFKNFDIKY, via the coding sequence ATGTATAAGGTTAAAATGATTGCTCACGGACAGGTACAAGGTGTCGGTTTCCGTTATGGTACGGTCCAAATCGCGCGTCAACTCAAACTCAAAGGACGCGTGTGGAATAATTCCGACGGTACGGTGGGACTTTATGTCCAGTCAGATAGCCAGAAAGCTTTGTCAGATTTCGAAGATAAACTTCGTAAAGGCCCCACTCCTTTTGCCTCAGTCACAAATCTCGAAATCTATCCAGACGAATTCCCGGACTTTAAAAATTTCGATATTAAATATTAA
- a CDS encoding lysozyme family protein, which produces MLKILKLFIKLALLAAVVGAGFYVHRTYRNVKNVMQYEKSVDATLKAQGLEGDTKLALAIIYTETKGNAVDVMQSSESLNGNQNSISDEDKSIAQGVSNLCKVLEYAEDKKVDIWTGVQAYNFGQSYIDYVAKNGGKNNLELAEKYSRTVVAPSLGNTTNATYYHVTVDSLMNSGGKLYVNGGNMYYANEVKWHLMLLNLFNW; this is translated from the coding sequence ATGTTGAAAATTTTGAAGCTATTCATCAAGCTTGCGCTACTGGCAGCAGTGGTCGGAGCAGGTTTTTACGTGCACCGAACTTATAGGAACGTAAAAAACGTGATGCAATATGAAAAATCGGTTGATGCAACCCTAAAAGCTCAAGGCTTAGAGGGAGATACAAAGCTTGCATTAGCTATTATTTATACAGAGACAAAAGGGAATGCTGTGGATGTTATGCAGTCGAGCGAAAGCTTGAATGGCAATCAAAATAGTATTTCAGATGAAGATAAGAGTATCGCACAAGGTGTTTCAAACCTTTGTAAAGTTTTAGAGTACGCTGAAGACAAAAAAGTTGATATTTGGACAGGCGTTCAAGCATATAACTTTGGTCAATCCTATATAGATTATGTTGCGAAAAATGGTGGAAAAAATAATTTAGAACTTGCTGAAAAATATTCACGTACAGTTGTAGCACCTAGCTTGGGAAACACCACAAATGCAACCTATTATCATGTGACGGTTGACTCTTTGATGAACAGTGGGGGAAAACTCTACGTTAATGGTGGCAATATGTATTATGCCAATGAAGTCAAGTGGCATTTGATGCTTCTTAATCTTTTTAACTGGTAA
- the glyA gene encoding serine hydroxymethyltransferase, with protein sequence MEIYNFEAFDPELWAAIHAEEVRQQETIELIASENIVSPAVRAAQGSVLTNKYAEGYPEKRYYGGTEAVDVVENLAIERAKELFHADFANVQPHSGSQANAAAYMALIEPGDTVLGMDLNSGGHLTHGSQVNFSGKMYNFVSYGLNSETELLDFDEIAAQAEKHRPALIVAGASAYSRIIDFSKFREIADSVGAKLMVDMAHIAGLVATGHHPSPFPYADVVTSTTHKTLRGPRGGLILTNNAELAKKINSAIFPGLQGGPLEHVIAAKAVAFKEALSPEFSTYIDQVVKNTAAMADEFSRAGLHVISDGTDNHLFLVKVTELGINGKEAQNLLDTVNITLNKNSVPGEELSPFKTSGVRIGAAAITSRGMKEEESRKIAQAIIKALSNKDDEFALQEVRQFALDLTKGFPLV encoded by the coding sequence ATGGAAATTTATAATTTTGAAGCGTTTGATCCAGAACTTTGGGCTGCTATACATGCCGAAGAAGTTCGACAACAAGAAACAATTGAGTTAATTGCCTCAGAAAATATCGTATCCCCAGCGGTACGTGCAGCTCAGGGATCTGTCTTAACAAATAAATACGCAGAAGGTTACCCCGAAAAGCGTTATTATGGTGGGACAGAAGCTGTAGATGTGGTGGAAAACTTGGCCATCGAACGTGCCAAAGAACTCTTCCATGCAGACTTTGCTAATGTGCAGCCACACTCTGGCTCACAAGCCAATGCAGCAGCTTACATGGCCTTGATTGAGCCTGGTGACACTGTATTAGGTATGGATTTGAATTCTGGTGGGCATTTGACTCATGGTTCTCAAGTCAACTTCTCAGGTAAGATGTATAACTTTGTGTCTTACGGACTTAATTCAGAAACAGAATTGCTTGATTTTGACGAAATTGCAGCCCAAGCTGAAAAGCATCGCCCAGCACTTATCGTTGCTGGTGCATCGGCTTACTCTCGTATTATTGATTTTTCAAAATTCCGTGAGATTGCAGACAGTGTCGGTGCAAAATTGATGGTAGACATGGCTCATATCGCTGGTCTTGTGGCTACAGGTCATCATCCAAGTCCTTTTCCTTATGCAGATGTAGTAACCTCTACAACACATAAAACATTGCGTGGCCCACGTGGGGGGCTCATTTTGACCAATAATGCGGAGCTAGCTAAAAAAATCAACAGCGCTATTTTCCCTGGTTTACAAGGTGGTCCCTTGGAACATGTTATTGCTGCTAAAGCAGTTGCCTTTAAAGAAGCCTTGTCACCAGAATTTTCAACTTATATTGATCAAGTAGTGAAAAATACAGCAGCCATGGCCGATGAATTTAGCAGAGCTGGTTTACATGTTATCTCAGATGGTACAGACAATCATCTCTTCCTCGTCAAAGTAACTGAGCTTGGAATTAACGGTAAAGAAGCACAAAATCTCCTTGATACAGTTAACATTACCCTCAATAAAAACTCTGTTCCTGGTGAGGAACTTAGTCCTTTTAAAACAAGCGGTGTGCGTATTGGCGCCGCAGCAATCACTAGCCGCGGCATGAAGGAAGAGGAGAGCCGTAAGATTGCACAAGCAATTATTAAAGCATTATCCAATAAAGATGACGAATTTGCTCTTCAAGAAGTTCGCCAATTTGCATTAGATTTGACAAAAGGGTTTCCTTTAGTCTAG